TAAGGCGCTTTGTCGCTTGCCACCTTCCTCATCGCGGCACTCAAAGACCAGAAACGCACCATTCTGCACCCAGACAGTATATTTCGACTGCACCTGCGATTCAAACCAAAATACTGCGATTTCGCTGGCCTTGAGCAGCAGCATCGAGCCGAGGATGGCCACGATGCTCCGCGACAGGGCGTCGTCTGGACGCAGATAGGCGATGATGACGAGGACCAGCAGGTAGGCGACCAAACCTCCGACTAATTGCAAGATGGCCGCGGTACCAAGGGTGACGGGCGCACTCTCGGGATCGCGCACGATATCCCGGACCACGATGCCTTGCAGACCGAGTGCGGCGATGGCACCGAAAAGACCGGTGAACGCCAGTGCAAAGTTCAGCAGCCCGAATTGGTCAGGGCCGAGATAGCGCGCTACCCAAACGCCGACAAAGAGTCCAACGCCCATGCGCAGAATCTTGTCGAAAAACAACCATCCGATGTTGTCGACGATTTTGACCAGATTGGGTCGATGCTCGATGCGGCGGCGGATGAAAGGAGGAGTGATATTCAAATTATAATTCTCAGCCCGTCATTCACTTCAACTTCAAACCATTGACCCCCGCCCCTGCTCCGTGCCAGATTCCGTTCCCCGTAAACAAACATCTTGGAGCCGATCATGAGCTTTCGATACACCCGTCGCATCCAGAACACGCCCCGGTCGTTCATCCGGGAAATTCTGAAAGTGACCCAGGACCCATCCATTATTTCCTTTGCCGGAGGATTGCCCAATCCCGGGCTGTTCCCTGTGGCCGAACTCCAGGAGGCAGCTTGCCAGGTCCTCGAGAACCACGGGCCACGAGCCCTGCAGTACGCCAACACCGAGGGCCATCTGGAACTCCGGGCCTGGATCGCCCGCCGCTACGCTCGCCGGGGATTGACC
The sequence above is a segment of the Deltaproteobacteria bacterium genome. Coding sequences within it:
- a CDS encoding flippase, giving the protein MNITPPFIRRRIEHRPNLVKIVDNIGWLFFDKILRMGVGLFVGVWVARYLGPDQFGLLNFALAFTGLFGAIAALGLQGIVVRDIVRDPESAPVTLGTAAILQLVGGLVAYLLVLVIIAYLRPDDALSRSIVAILGSMLLLKASEIAVFWFESQVQSKYTVWVQNGAFLVFECRDEEGGKRQSAL